Proteins from one Myxococcus stipitatus genomic window:
- a CDS encoding Ig-like domain-containing protein yields the protein MHFRSLLAALPVAGLSLACGPGPAGPAEAVGSSTTSQRLGALTALHDATLEAPVCATVGSSCTSGTLLAGRGTVGPEPSAPNTLHGSCTDGLSGTYHADESLDALTISSEDGTDLVPGKRVRIDARVWAFSSFGSDSLDLFSAADAHAPVWAHLATLKPTVGGSQVLSTTFTLPPGSLQAIRGVFRYGGAAAPCVSGSYNDHDDLVFATGVVVPDTTPPVTALTSPAAGGTLYATVVVTANASDDKGVTRVEFYADDTLVGTDTDAPYLVLWNTGGVPVGSHTLTARAFDAAGNAGTSEAVTVTVARDTTPPSVDCTAPAPGATVGGIVAIEATASDNAGVGRVDFYDGSTFIGSDNTAPYSVPWDTTLGIQGTHTLRCLAWDVGMNTGEDTVTVVTHNPQTVTYDVTLRTPLCYLGASACDTRSLLVGAANRGPELNAPNTLRGECADDAYGTFHYTHSVDRILLSTLDGSPLAEGKTVRAEVTVWASTNSPTGYADDRLDLFLASDYRTPVWTHLATLSPSASGSQKLGFTFVLPPGDVQVLRAGIRESYDTLAPCSSHPFTERDDLAFKVLPAVPDTVPPEVTLTAPSEGAVLRGQDAPLTASVSDDTRVSYVEFYADTLLLGRVDRAPFSVNWSTFYLENGPHTLRVKAFDSSGNSATASVNVVVDNDYTAPTVTLTSPASGNPYLGTSATFEVVANDDKGVVKVEYFVDSTLLGTSTTAPFSYTFDTLRLENGAHEVYARAFDAAGNNNISPRVYFRLNTWGHVAWDASLKVPACNYAHAYCDSHDLLLNRGAVELNGGPNTLNAACADTANPSNAAAVSLLGVRSTDGLLLTRGKSAIVEVDYYVPDASSFRVELFWSTSLAFPSWTRLATLTPTAAGGNHVQRTVTLPTNTTRMALRAVLSNTWDTAAACTTGDEVDHDDLVFTLK from the coding sequence ATGCATTTTCGTTCCTTGCTCGCGGCCTTGCCGGTCGCGGGGTTGTCCCTTGCCTGCGGTCCCGGGCCCGCGGGCCCCGCCGAGGCGGTGGGGTCCTCGACCACCTCACAGCGACTGGGCGCGCTGACCGCGCTCCACGACGCGACACTCGAGGCGCCCGTGTGCGCCACGGTCGGCAGCTCCTGCACCTCGGGGACGCTGCTCGCGGGGCGGGGCACCGTCGGCCCCGAGCCGTCGGCCCCCAATACGCTCCACGGCTCGTGCACGGACGGGCTCTCTGGCACCTACCACGCGGATGAGTCACTGGATGCGTTGACCATCTCCAGCGAGGACGGCACGGACCTGGTGCCCGGCAAGCGCGTGCGCATCGACGCGCGGGTGTGGGCCTTCTCGAGCTTCGGCTCGGACAGCCTCGACCTGTTCTCCGCGGCGGATGCGCACGCTCCCGTCTGGGCCCACCTCGCCACGCTGAAGCCCACGGTGGGGGGCTCCCAGGTGCTGTCCACCACCTTCACGCTCCCTCCGGGCTCGCTCCAGGCCATCCGTGGCGTGTTCCGCTACGGCGGAGCCGCGGCCCCGTGTGTCTCCGGGAGCTACAACGACCACGACGACCTGGTCTTCGCCACCGGCGTCGTGGTGCCGGACACCACGCCCCCGGTGACGGCCCTCACCTCGCCCGCCGCCGGCGGCACCCTGTACGCCACGGTCGTCGTCACCGCCAACGCGAGCGACGACAAGGGCGTGACGCGCGTGGAGTTCTACGCGGACGACACGCTGGTGGGGACGGACACGGACGCGCCGTACCTCGTCCTCTGGAACACGGGCGGCGTGCCCGTGGGGAGCCACACCCTGACCGCCCGGGCGTTCGACGCGGCGGGCAACGCTGGTACGTCGGAGGCCGTCACGGTGACGGTGGCTCGCGACACCACCCCTCCCTCCGTCGACTGCACGGCGCCAGCGCCAGGGGCCACCGTGGGGGGCATCGTGGCCATCGAGGCCACGGCGTCCGACAACGCGGGCGTGGGCCGGGTGGACTTCTACGATGGCAGCACGTTCATCGGCTCGGACAACACCGCGCCCTACAGCGTCCCCTGGGACACCACGCTGGGCATCCAGGGGACACACACCCTGCGGTGCCTCGCCTGGGACGTGGGGATGAACACGGGCGAGGACACGGTGACGGTCGTCACCCACAATCCGCAGACCGTCACCTACGACGTCACGCTGCGCACGCCGCTGTGCTACCTGGGCGCGTCCGCGTGTGACACGCGGAGCCTGTTGGTGGGCGCGGCGAACAGGGGGCCCGAGCTCAACGCGCCGAACACGTTGAGGGGCGAGTGCGCGGATGACGCCTATGGGACGTTCCACTACACCCATTCCGTCGACCGCATCCTGCTGTCCACCCTGGACGGCTCGCCGCTGGCCGAGGGCAAGACGGTCCGGGCGGAGGTCACCGTCTGGGCCTCGACCAACAGCCCCACCGGCTATGCCGATGATCGGCTCGACCTGTTCCTCGCCTCGGACTACCGCACCCCGGTGTGGACGCACCTCGCCACGCTGTCCCCTTCCGCCAGCGGGAGCCAGAAGCTGGGGTTCACGTTCGTGCTGCCGCCGGGCGACGTGCAGGTGCTGCGTGCCGGCATCCGTGAGTCCTACGACACGTTGGCGCCGTGCAGCTCGCATCCCTTCACCGAGCGCGACGACCTGGCGTTCAAGGTGCTGCCGGCCGTGCCGGACACGGTGCCTCCCGAGGTGACCCTCACGGCGCCCTCGGAGGGCGCGGTCCTGCGGGGGCAGGACGCTCCCCTGACGGCCTCCGTGTCCGACGATACGCGCGTGTCGTACGTCGAGTTCTACGCCGACACCCTCTTGCTGGGGCGGGTGGACCGCGCGCCCTTCTCGGTGAACTGGAGCACGTTCTATCTGGAGAACGGCCCCCACACCTTGAGGGTGAAGGCCTTCGACTCCTCGGGGAACAGCGCCACGGCCTCGGTGAACGTCGTCGTGGACAACGACTACACCGCGCCGACGGTCACCCTCACCTCGCCGGCGTCCGGCAATCCCTACCTGGGGACGAGCGCCACGTTCGAGGTCGTCGCCAACGACGACAAGGGCGTGGTGAAGGTGGAGTACTTCGTGGACTCGACGCTGCTGGGGACGAGCACGACGGCGCCGTTCAGCTACACCTTCGACACCCTCCGGCTGGAGAACGGCGCTCATGAAGTATATGCCCGTGCCTTCGACGCCGCGGGCAACAACAACATCAGCCCCCGCGTGTACTTCCGACTGAACACGTGGGGGCACGTGGCGTGGGATGCGTCGCTGAAGGTCCCGGCCTGCAATTACGCGCATGCCTATTGCGACAGCCATGACCTGTTGTTGAACCGGGGCGCGGTCGAGCTGAACGGGGGACCCAACACGCTCAACGCAGCGTGCGCGGACACGGCGAACCCGAGCAACGCGGCGGCGGTGAGCTTGCTCGGGGTGCGGTCCACGGACGGCCTGCTCCTGACCCGGGGAAAGAGCGCCATCGTGGAGGTGGACTACTACGTCCCCGACGCCAGCTCGTTCCGTGTGGAGCTGTTCTGGTCCACCAGCCTGGCCTTCCCGTCCTGGACGCGGCTGGCCACCCTGACGCCGACGGCGGCGGGCGGGAACCATGTGCAGCGCACCGTCACCCTGCCCACGAACACCACGCGCATGGCGCTGCGCGCGGTGCTCTCCAACACGTGGGACACCGCCGCGGCGTGCACGACCGGTGACGAAGTCGACCACGATGACCTCGTCTTCACGCTGAAGTAG